A section of the Citrus sinensis cultivar Valencia sweet orange chromosome 8, DVS_A1.0, whole genome shotgun sequence genome encodes:
- the LOC127899162 gene encoding disease resistance RPP13-like protein 4 produces MAASKATEAMIGTLIEKVFSALLTQAQYALDFKDQLEAMKTKLELMTAFISCTDKQKTRGEFMQKILPNLRKIIYEADDIMTDCQIRDEYRKDGFCHRFSLRDLFFIYQTGKDLKHINSRIEKMESSLGVYGRAEQPIIQQGPNNSSYQIFKYSPEDQEPSEIIGLEKDLEKIKGWILSSNEKLQQIGIVGMGGLGKTTIAQKIFNDREMVAYLEKRIWVPVSQNFSEERVMRAMLKQLGEDESGIEESHLLHKIQQRLSDKTCLIVMDDVWRMNLDWWKNLYPTEKRCFVIITSRNETVVNSMGVDESRIHRPKILNEEESWSLLCKHAFLTGKGKCPNKEFEKKGREILKKCGGLPLAIKTIGGLLAPKVHSLSEWNKINDDFHVYLTTERENNSVVASLRLSYDELPTHLKQCLLCFSVYPDDFEISGEQMVHWWVGEGLIRGRDNRTATELGFDYLSELVSRCLVEVVHRRGYDGRVYSCKMHDLVRDMTIQIAKDEAFCSFDEEGRQKLTQDSRWFGFNSDMDPKSLKKSSRLRALILQSSTPVSLWNVKSLMSLRVLDFSYCKLDQINVEDLLDKISSLKRLACLNLSGVAGNIELPSSIQKLRNLQILVLRRCTKLHPSITSLKKLIILDLGSCPLQYLPRGLEKLIYLQELSGFRVASQSNTQGCRLNALLGLKQLRVLRMSINNESEISEDEWNVLSQLEKLKILAIDAEDCKEKHVSQMLDRLLPPPSLQELYLRRYRHEILPKWINLKHLSSLQYLCLEDGDISNFESSSESDQDSNGTTWVLEGLCLKFMPNLILDWNVLLKDMPILRYAEVSRCFNLKNFPYPSDKPAVWKKNQD; encoded by the coding sequence ATGGCGGCGTCGAAAGCGACAGAGGCGATGATTGGGACATTGATAGAGAAAGTGTTTTCTGCTTTGCTGACTCAAGCTCAGTACGCACTTGATTTTAAAGATCAGCTGGAGGCAATGAAGACAAAGCTTGAGCTAATGACTGCCTTCATCTCCTGCACTGATAAGCAGAAAACTCGGGGGGAGTTCATGCAGAAGATCTTGCCTAAcctgagaaaaataatttatgaagcTGATGACATAATGACGGATTGCCAAATTAGAGATGAATATCGGAAAGATGGGTTTTGCCACAGGTTCTCACTTCGTGACTTGTTTTTCATATACCAAACAGGCAAGGATTTGAAGCATATCAATTCACGGATTGAGAAAATGGAGTCTAGCTTGGGGGTGTATGGAAGAGCAGAACAGCCAATCATCCAGCAGGGGCCCAATAATTCATCAtaccaaatatttaaatattccCCAGAGGACCAGGAACCATCTGAAATAATCGGTTTGGAGAAGGACTtggaaaagattaaaggatgGATCCTTAGCAGTAATGAGAAGCTTCAGCAAATCGGTATTGTGGGTATGGGTGGTTTAGGCAAAACCACCATTGCCCAAAAGATATTCAATGATAGAGAGATGGTTGCATACCTTGAGAAGAGGATATGGGTGCCAGTTTCTCAGAATTTCAGCGAGGAACGAGTCATGAGGGCCATGTTGAAACAGCTGGGAGAGGATGAATCGGGAATTGAAGAAAGTCATTTGCTGCACAAAATTCAACAGAGGCTCAGTGACAAGACCTGTCTCATTGTAATGGATGATGTGTGGAGAATGAATCTAGATTGGTGGAAGAATTTATATCCGACTGAAAAAAGATGCTTCGTTATCATCACATCTAGAAATGAAACCGTTGTCAACAGTATGGGAGTTGATGAGTCAAGAATTCATCgcccaaaaattttaaatgaagaGGAGAGTTGGTCATTACTCTGCAAGCATGCATTTTTAACGGGCAAGGGAAAATGCCCCAATAAggagtttgaaaaaaaaggtagAGAGATCTTGAAGAAATGCGGGGGACTACCGCTGGCAATCAAGACAATAGGAGGCTTGCTTGCTCCAAAAGTCCATTCCCTTAGTGAGTGGAATAAaatcaatgatgattttcatgtATATTTGACAACCGAAAGAGAGAACAATTCAGTGGTGGCTTCTCTACGACTGAGCTATGATGAACTCCCCACACATCTAAAGCAGTGCCTCTTGTGTTTCTCTGTTTATCCCGACGACTTTGAGATAAGTGGTGAACAGATGGTACATTGGTGGGTGGGAGAAGGACTCATCCGGGGCAGGGACAATCGGACTGCTACGGAATTAGGCTTTGATTATCTTTCAGAGCTAGTAAGCAGATGCTTGGTTGAAGTTGTGCATCGAAGAGGCTATGATGGCAGGGTCTATAGTTGCAAGATGCACGATCTGGTCAGGGATATGACCATTCAGATTGCAAAAGATGAGGCTTTTTGCAGCTTTGATGAAGAAGGCAGGCAGAAATTGACACAAGACTCGCGATGGTTCGGTTTCAACAGTGACATGGATCCAAAATCCCTGAAAAAAAGTTCAAGGCTCAGGGCATTGATACTGCAATCAAGCACTCCAGTTTCCCTTTGGAATGTGAAATCGCTCATGTCACTGAGGGTGCTGGATTTCTCATACTGTAAGCTTGATCAAATTAATGTTGAGGATCTATTGGATAAGATCTCTTCACTTAAACGCCTTGCATGTCTCAACTTAAGCGGAGTTGCAGGCAATATTGAGCTCCCATCTTCAATTCAAAAGCTTCGTAATCTCCAAATACTTGTTCTGAGGAGGTGCACCAAACTACATCCATCAATTACTAGTTTGAAGAAGTTGATCATCTTGGACCTCGGATCTTGTCCTCTCCAGTATCTACCTCGTGGACTCGAGAAGCTAATTTATCTCCAGGAGCTGTCTGGATTTCGGGTGGCGAGTCAGTCTAACACACAAGGCTGTCGACTTAACGCCCTGCTGGGACTGAAGCAGCTAAGAGTTCTACGAATGTCCATAAATAATGAGAGTGAAATCTCGGAAGATGAATGGAATGTCTTATCACAGCTCgagaaactcaaaattttagcTATTGATGCAGAGGATTGCAAAGAAAAACATGTATCACAGATGTTGGATAGGCTTTTGCCTCCTCCGAGCCTTCAGGAGCTTTACCTCAGGCGATACCGCCACGAAATTCTGCCAAAATGGATTAATCTTAAGCACCTCTCAAGCCTGCAATATCTCTGTCTTGAGGATGGAGACATCAGCAACTTCGAAAGCAGTTCTGAATCTGATCAGGATAGCAATGGCACCACATGGGTCCTTGAGGGTCTATGTTTAAAGTTCATGCCAAACTTAATTCTTGATTGGAATGTTTTGCTGAAGGATATGCCTATACTACGTTATGCAGAGGTTAGTCGTTGCTTCAATCTGAAAAATTTCCCTTATCCTTCTGACAAGCCGGCTGTATGGAAGAAGAATCAAGATTGA